The Gossypium hirsutum isolate 1008001.06 chromosome D06, Gossypium_hirsutum_v2.1, whole genome shotgun sequence genome contains the following window.
CAACATGAAGTACACATGGATTGTCACGgcaatatcattaaaaattaatattttagtcaataattttattaaaaaatgattttaactcttttaaaagaattaataattaaatttaaatttaaagaaaataagaattgaattaataaaaaaatgtaagtaTTGAGAGTGAATTTGATATTAGGCATTGAAATTTTATAGGAGCGTAATTTTTTATAGCTgtagtttcaaaataaataaatgaaatggaattcaaattaaaacaattaaatcttAGACATTAAGGGTATCTTTGGATGTGTGGTGTGTTTATCTAtggttaatataaaaatagtggTGACGAGTGTGAGACAAAAAAAAGCTAAACACATCGCACTAGAAATAAATGCCCATCCAAAAGGGTTGTATAGatcaaattaaattcaatattGAATGTGCTATTTTCCACTTGCATGAAAGTGAAAGCCACGCGCCACCGCAACTGCCACAAACTTATCCTCATTGCCCTAAAACAATCATGCGTATCTTTGGGACCGTCAAGTTACAATGGTCCATAAATTTATTTCACCGGTTGTATATCAACCGTCTGACTAAACAAATATTTGGGCCAAGACACAGACGTGGCATTCGGATCTAGCATCACCTTCGTCATCCCTTTATTCATAAGGAAAAacgaattttttttcttaagttcAAGTATAATTATAAAGATTATATAGCTTTTGAATCATTACcgtaaaatttaatcattaaaaatataataatttaacctaaaagaaCTTTTAACACCATCCACACGCAtatttcttttcttaattccaCTTACTcaccattttactattattaggtaaattatattattagttatttaaataaaaaatatcacaaTTTGTtcattgaattattcgaaagtttttatttaagttattgaactatttaaaagtttttatttaagtcaatgaactgttaaatttttttttttaagttctgaTAATGAGCTCTAAGCTACAATTTGATGATCTGTACAGTGAATCAGTACctagcaacaagtaaaaaaatataccTTAAATTTAAGTCGATCTAATGGTTAATGtcaaatattaaagaaaaaagtGTTTGACATTTAGTTTACAGATTTTTGACATCCACAACTATTtcgtgaaagaaaaataaattgtaaaagagtaTAAAAAAGGAATTTTGAAATGTTACAGtgagcaatgaaattgtaaaattttaattaagcaaTACCCAGTAACGTTATTGTAATTTACAGCTTAATATTTCACCTTCATCAATACAACCAAAACTCagcaaaaaaatattttgaactttttcCAAGGAAAGTACAAATAGAGaacaaagttatatatatttaaattaattaataaaaatactcAAAAAAATGCTTTCTCTCATTTGTCCAATCATCCTTTGAAATGTCAACCAAAATTTGACAATTCATTTAGCAGAAATCCGCATGGAACCGTTTCATATATAAATTGACTTGTTTTAACTCTGAAGGAGAGAGCTCTCATCTTctaacacaagaaacaaagaaagatcTTAAAAAAAGATTTGTGGGTATGGCAGAAGAATTTCATGCTGGGATTTGTAGAGGAACGTGGTGGAATTCGACGAAACCCATGTTAACAGGGTGTTCTCTGCCGCCTTCTACGGAGCTTGTCGACATGGGAAACTTGGGTTATGACACTGATATGGTGGATATTAGGGCAAGGACAAGGTATTATGAAGAGTCGACTAAAAACCCAGTTTATGGTGTTAGCTCCACAGTTTTCCAAGGTCATCCTCATCATCAAGCTGATTCAGATAGTGGTGTCACTAGCAGCAGTCTTTTGATTGATTCCACTTTACAAATGATGGGTTTTGGCCTTCCATCTTCGACAACTTCGGACTGGAACTTGTCTTTGCTGTAAGTTTGATTATGTGTTATACTAATAACTGGTTTTAGTATTCATTTTCTTTAGTATGATTAAGTATGAATTTTTATGGTTGAAGTTTCAAAATTCATATACAAGGACGACCTTGTAGCCCAAAGCTTCAACCACAAGTTCAAAAAAGAAGaatatttaagactttttttGGTTCCCTAGGTTTGGAAAAGGAAGTCAATATGAGCAATCAATTGAACACTTAATTATTAGACTAAAATTCTCTACATGTACTGAATATATACTTactgttttatatatatatatccatgatTGTTGCAGTCGGAGTAATGGGCGAACTGAGTTTTATAATTCGATTCTTCAAGAAGATATAGATTCAAGGTTGAATCATCGGCAAGAAACAGGCATGGGTTCAGCTCAAATCCTTAACTACTGGAGCCCAAAGAGCTATTCAGGCCCTGGGAAAGATTCTTCCATCACTGTTTTCGAGCCTATCGATCAAGATATTTCATTGAATTCAGTAACCAGCTCCGGTAATAGTACACCAACATGCCAGGGCTTGTCAGCTAGGTTCCCAATGGCTTCATCATCGTACGGGTACCCATCAACACTGTTACATAGTTTGTTTCAATCTGATCCTCAAACTTCAGAACAACAATCACTTTTCAATAACCGGTCAATCAACTATATGTCGTCTGCAAAATCTTCATGGCCAAAGCAGCAACCTAGTAGCTTGCGCTTCTCCAACAACACACCCTTCTGGAACGCCTCTGCCACTGGCATAAACGATGTTAAAACCGGCTTCTTACCGTCGCCAGCATCACAATTTCTAGTACAAACATTCGAAGAGAAGGCTAATTGCCCCAGCTCGACGACAAAGGTATAAATCCAACACGTTCATGCCTCGGATCCAGTGCTCTGACAAATTCgattcatttatttattagattttattGGATTGTTATTATAGACTAATTCTACAGAAGTTGGAAAGTCGGCGTCAGGGATGAAGAGGCCAAAGCTTGAATCACCATCGCCTTTACCAACTTTTAAGGTACTAGAATATAAATTTGACCATTTCTCTTTTTTTACTATGATGGGATGTTGGAGCTTTTGTCTGCAAGTTAGTGAGAAGTAGATAAATACTTGATAGCAGTACTTATGATCAGGTCCGGAAAGAGAAGCTAGGGGACCGAATCACTGCGCTCCAGCAATTGGTTTCACCTTTCGGAAAGGTGAATTTTtggaattttcttttttatttttcaaagtgTATATTATTGAAACCCTTACTTTTTATGTTTGGCCCCTTTGGGTTAAATCTGTACCTCGCCTTTTGTTTTATCAGACGGATACCGCATCTGTTCTCCATGAAGCCATTGAATACATCAAGTTCCTCCATGATCAAGTCAATGTATGTTTAGCTTCACTACCTTCCTCTTTTTATTCCTTTTCTTTATATAAGAACCCTAACATATGCATTTACATAATTTCAGGTTCTAAGTACTCCATATATGAAACAAGCAGTAGATTCCATACAACAAGAGgtatattaaaaatagacaaaAGAGGACTTTTGTGATAAGTGGTTATCTTTTTCTGTCTGCTAATAGTACTATTTGAATTGTGCAGTAATTGTCATATTctgtactttatttttttttcttgcagAATATTGATAACTTGAAAGATCCTGATGAGCCAAAACAAGACCTAAAAAGCCGGGGGCTTTGTTTGGTGCCAATATCTAGCACATTCTCAGTTACAAATGAGACCACAGCTGATATTTGGACGCCAACTTTTGGTGGAACATTGAGGTAAAAGATAAAGACAAATAATAAAGCTAAATGGAGTTGTACAGTTACCACCAGCTCCGGCCATAACTTCGAGTTCGGAGAAAAAACGAAAAGAGATGATGGAAAACGTAAAAGCTACCCAATGCTTTTCTGTATCAGTGTTGATAAAAAAagctaaagaaaaaagaaaaggaaaggaaatgacGGTCCAAAGATGGTCGACAGAGACAAACAAAGTGTACTGAACTGCTGGGCCAGCTGCTACAAAGAGAATGATGTAGCgctaaagaaaaaacaaagaaaagattaCCCCATTCCATggtgtgtgttttttttctttgaataaCGGAAGTTTTACGTATTAGCAACGGGAACAAGTGCTAAATTCAGCGAAAATCgacatgaattaactcatgttatacttttatttattttattgttgctTGCTTTGTGTTAGTACCTGAATTTAGCAGATTCTAGACCCCCTTTTGTTCCAGTTGATTATATTTGTATAAGGTAGCCACcgagaaaatgaataaaaaaaatttgcattAGAATTTCTTCGTGTTGAAGGCAAGTttttcggttttttttttttgtttatatattattaattttggaATGTGGTAGCGGAAGTCAGAGGGCGGCGGCCCCACAGTTGCGTTCTTGCTTT
Protein-coding sequences here:
- the LOC107901782 gene encoding transcription factor bHLH103 gives rise to the protein MAEEFHAGICRGTWWNSTKPMLTGCSLPPSTELVDMGNLGYDTDMVDIRARTRYYEESTKNPVYGVSSTVFQGHPHHQADSDSGVTSSSLLIDSTLQMMGFGLPSSTTSDWNLSLLRSNGRTEFYNSILQEDIDSRLNHRQETGMGSAQILNYWSPKSYSGPGKDSSITVFEPIDQDISLNSVTSSGNSTPTCQGLSARFPMASSSYGYPSTLLHSLFQSDPQTSEQQSLFNNRSINYMSSAKSSWPKQQPSSLRFSNNTPFWNASATGINDVKTGFLPSPASQFLVQTFEEKANCPSSTTKTNSTEVGKSASGMKRPKLESPSPLPTFKVRKEKLGDRITALQQLVSPFGKTDTASVLHEAIEYIKFLHDQVNVLSTPYMKQAVDSIQQENIDNLKDPDEPKQDLKSRGLCLVPISSTFSVTNETTADIWTPTFGGTLR